Proteins from one Panicum virgatum strain AP13 chromosome 7K, P.virgatum_v5, whole genome shotgun sequence genomic window:
- the LOC120640579 gene encoding putative B3 domain-containing protein Os04g0346900 isoform X2 → MLSKPHWHVVITRCKEKINQFNYETPSASSIKRKSDNNMSSSKEQKDPKNPTTSLNKASSSNRRCIFEIGPLAWIRKEINIYTIQNIFSLPLVFCEAIGLRETCAITLRTSESSNATWLARIRSYKNCNHLGGSGWKRFCWENGIKEGDVCTFNVVETKLWHVVITRCEEKIDQFCIESTKTKKDMLNSEGQKGPKVSMVPLNKASYRTYSVFKIGPPAWIKKEINTSTIEHHLSLPLSFCKALGLREPCTVTLKTPTSSTSSWHAAGAIHKSQSSGWIRLEEVLL, encoded by the exons ATGTTGTCGAAACCACACTGGCATGTTGTTATCACACGCTGCAAGGAAAAGATAAATCAGTTCAACTAT GAAACCCCTTCTGCATCAAGTATAAAGCGTAAGAGTGACAACAATATGTCAAGTAGTAAGGAGCAGAAGGATCCAAAGAACCCCACGACTTCTTTGAATAAGGCGTCATCATCTAACAGAAGATGTATTTTTGAGATTGGACCACTGGCTTGGATAAGGAAGGAGATCAACATCTACACAATTCAAAATATCTTT TCTTTGCCGCTGGTCTTCTGCGAGGCGATTGGACTCCGGGAAACTTGTGCGATCACCCTCAGGACCTCTGAGAGCAGCAATGCTACTTGGCTGGCACGTATTAGGTCATACAAGAATTGCAACCACCTTGGTGGGTCGGGATGGAAGAGGTTCTGCTGGGAGAACGGGATCAAGGAAGGTGACGTCTGCACTTTCAATGTTGTCGAAACCAAGCTTTGGCATGTTGTTATCACACGCTGTGAGGAAAAGATAGATCAGTTCTGCATT GAAAGCACTAAAACCAAGAAGGATATGCTAAATAGCGAGGGACAAAAGGGACCAAAAGTCTCCATGGTTCCTCTGAACAAGGCATCATATAGGACATACTCTGTCTTCAAGATTGGGCCACCGGCTTGGATAAAGAAGGAGATCAACACCAGCACAATTGAACATCATCTT TCTTTACCACTGTCCTTCTGTAAGGCGCTTGGACTCCGGGAACCTTGCACAGTCACACTCAAGACTCCAACTAGCAGTACTAGTTCTTGGCATGCGGCTGGTGCCATACACAAATCGCAGTCAAGTGGATGGATCAGGTTGGAAGAGGTTCTGCTATGA
- the LOC120640579 gene encoding putative B3 domain-containing protein Os04g0347400 isoform X1, with protein MLSKPHWHVVITRCKEKINQFNYQETPSASSIKRKSDNNMSSSKEQKDPKNPTTSLNKASSSNRRCIFEIGPLAWIRKEINIYTIQNIFSLPLVFCEAIGLRETCAITLRTSESSNATWLARIRSYKNCNHLGGSGWKRFCWENGIKEGDVCTFNVVETKLWHVVITRCEEKIDQFCIESTKTKKDMLNSEGQKGPKVSMVPLNKASYRTYSVFKIGPPAWIKKEINTSTIEHHLSLPLSFCKALGLREPCTVTLKTPTSSTSSWHAAGAIHKSQSSGWIRLEEVLL; from the exons ATGTTGTCGAAACCACACTGGCATGTTGTTATCACACGCTGCAAGGAAAAGATAAATCAGTTCAACTAT CAGGAAACCCCTTCTGCATCAAGTATAAAGCGTAAGAGTGACAACAATATGTCAAGTAGTAAGGAGCAGAAGGATCCAAAGAACCCCACGACTTCTTTGAATAAGGCGTCATCATCTAACAGAAGATGTATTTTTGAGATTGGACCACTGGCTTGGATAAGGAAGGAGATCAACATCTACACAATTCAAAATATCTTT TCTTTGCCGCTGGTCTTCTGCGAGGCGATTGGACTCCGGGAAACTTGTGCGATCACCCTCAGGACCTCTGAGAGCAGCAATGCTACTTGGCTGGCACGTATTAGGTCATACAAGAATTGCAACCACCTTGGTGGGTCGGGATGGAAGAGGTTCTGCTGGGAGAACGGGATCAAGGAAGGTGACGTCTGCACTTTCAATGTTGTCGAAACCAAGCTTTGGCATGTTGTTATCACACGCTGTGAGGAAAAGATAGATCAGTTCTGCATT GAAAGCACTAAAACCAAGAAGGATATGCTAAATAGCGAGGGACAAAAGGGACCAAAAGTCTCCATGGTTCCTCTGAACAAGGCATCATATAGGACATACTCTGTCTTCAAGATTGGGCCACCGGCTTGGATAAAGAAGGAGATCAACACCAGCACAATTGAACATCATCTT TCTTTACCACTGTCCTTCTGTAAGGCGCTTGGACTCCGGGAACCTTGCACAGTCACACTCAAGACTCCAACTAGCAGTACTAGTTCTTGGCATGCGGCTGGTGCCATACACAAATCGCAGTCAAGTGGATGGATCAGGTTGGAAGAGGTTCTGCTATGA